The DNA sequence CGATGTGGAGCTTTCATGGCCGATGGAGTCCGCCATTGGATTCATTTTGCTCGACCTCATGATTTATCTTCAGCATGTGCTTACCCACGCGCTGCCGTTCCTTTGGCGTTTTCACCTGGTGCATCACAGCGATCTTGAAGTCGACGTTACCACCGCGCTCCGGCTCCATCCTGTCGAAACGTTTATCCAGATGCTCTACAAGATCGGCCTTGTGGCGGCGCTGGGGATAGACCCCTGGACGGTGGTTATCTACGAGGTGGCTTCGACCGTATCGACGCAGTTCAACCACTCCAATATCAAGTTCTCCCCGTCGTTCGACGCGAAACTGCGCCGCATTGTCATCACGCCCGATTTCCACCGGGTTCACCACTCGATGGAGCCGGAAGAAACCAACAGCAATTTCGGATTTTCCCTGCCGTGGTGGGACATGCTGTTCGGCACCTATCGCCCGCGGCCGGCCGTGCCGCATAACGTCATGCAGGTAGGGCTGGCCGAATACCGCGAGCCGGAAGAGCTTTCGCTGCCCGCCCTTTTGCTGATGCCGGTCAACCCCCGCATGGGAGCCTA is a window from the Nitrospinota bacterium genome containing:
- a CDS encoding sterol desaturase family protein, with the protein product MEHFNPDYLRLSIFLGAFGVLAIAEALRPRRKMEAGRMGRWFSNLSLTFFDGILVRLVLGTASYGAVRFAADRCWGFLNDVELSWPMESAIGFILLDLMIYLQHVLTHALPFLWRFHLVHHSDLEVDVTTALRLHPVETFIQMLYKIGLVAALGIDPWTVVIYEVASTVSTQFNHSNIKFSPSFDAKLRRIVITPDFHRVHHSMEPEETNSNFGFSLPWWDMLFGTYRPRPAVPHNVMQVGLAEYREPEELSLPALLLMPVNPRMGAYSFGKSEE